A region of Pseudarthrobacter sp. NIBRBAC000502770 DNA encodes the following proteins:
- a CDS encoding GNAT family N-acetyltransferase: MRTGTIWPVTLECGDLVLRPIRYRDKKEWTEVRYRNSEWLAPWEASNPDPQGGLPDYRHMVRSLNIQAAQATALPFLITEWRQGLRSPAIVGQLTVSSIVWGSAMMATLGYWVDQSRAGRGIAPTSVALVTDHCFRALGLHRMEINIRPENGPSLRVVEKLGFRDEGYRPRFLHINGKWADHRSFALTSEEVPEGLLGPWLASRRS; this comes from the coding sequence GTGCGCACTGGAACCATCTGGCCGGTCACCCTTGAGTGCGGCGACCTGGTCCTGCGGCCCATCCGGTACCGCGACAAAAAAGAGTGGACCGAAGTTCGGTACCGGAACAGCGAGTGGCTGGCGCCGTGGGAGGCCTCCAACCCGGACCCGCAGGGCGGACTTCCTGACTACCGGCACATGGTGCGGTCCCTGAATATCCAGGCCGCCCAGGCCACCGCGCTTCCCTTCCTCATCACCGAGTGGAGGCAGGGTCTGCGGAGCCCGGCCATCGTGGGCCAGTTGACAGTGTCTTCGATCGTCTGGGGTTCGGCGATGATGGCTACGTTGGGCTATTGGGTGGACCAGTCCCGGGCCGGGCGCGGGATAGCCCCCACATCCGTGGCGCTGGTAACGGACCACTGCTTCCGGGCGCTCGGGCTGCACCGGATGGAAATCAACATCCGGCCCGAGAACGGCCCGAGCCTGCGGGTGGTGGAGAAGCTGGGGTTCAGGGACGAGGGCTACCGGCCCCGTTTCCTGCACATCAACGGCAAATGGGCTGACCACAGGTCGTTTGCGCTCACCTCGGAAGAGGTCCCGGAAGGCCTGCTGGGCCCGTGGCTGGCATCGCGCCGGTCATAA